The Penaeus chinensis breed Huanghai No. 1 chromosome 36, ASM1920278v2, whole genome shotgun sequence genome includes a region encoding these proteins:
- the LOC125044947 gene encoding ribonucleoside-diphosphate reductase large subunit-like gives MVQQTEKMWSKMYVLKRDGRQEPVMFDKITSRIQKLCYGLNMDFIDPPAITLKVINGLYSGVTTVELDNLAAETAATMTTKHPDYAVLAARIAVSNLHKETKKSFSEVMEDLYNMVDNKTGNKMPMLSEHYYKIIMEHADKLNSAIIYDRDFSYNYFGFKTLERSYLLKINGKVAERPQQMLMRVAVGIHGEDIDAAVETYNLLSEKWFTHASPTLFNAATRRPQLSSCFLLTMKDDSIEGIYDTLKQCALISKSAGGIGLNVHNIRSMGSYIAGTNGTSNGLVPMLRVYNNTARYVDQGGNKRPGAFAIYLEPWHPDIFDFLDLRKNTGKDEQRARDLFYAMWIPDLFMQQVESNGDWYLMCPHECPGLHDTWGEEFEKLYQKYIEEGRYRRKVKAQQLWYAVIESQVETGTPYMLYKDACNRKSNQQNLGTIKCSNLCTEIVEYSSPDEVAVCNLASIALNMYVNPDKTYNFAKLKEVTKVITRNLNKIIDVNFYPVEEAKRSNMRHRPIGIGVQGLADAFILMRHPFDSEEAKLLNKQIFETIYYGAMEASCELAEKLGPYETYEGCPVSKGIFQYDMWNVTPTDLHDWAALKAKVAKFGVRNSLLLAPMPTASTAQILGNNESIEAYTSNIYSRRVLSGEFQVVNHHLLRDLTELGLWDDETKNEMIAKNGSIQGIAKIPDDLKALYKTVWEISQRVVIQMAADRGAFIDQSQSLNIHIAEPNYGKLTSMHFYAWKLGLKTGMYYLRTKPAANAIQFTVDKSKLKKAETTNGHANGTTNGTTNGTSSASKPDAMNMAAMVCSLENKDECLMCGS, from the exons ATGGACGTCAAGAACCTGTTATGTTCGACAAAATCACTTCTCGAATCCAGAAGCTCTGCTATGGACTCAACATGGACTTTATTGATCCT CCTGCAATCACCCTTAAAGTGATCAATGGGCTGTACTCTGGTGTGACAACTGTTGAATTGGATAACCTTGCTGCTGAAACTGctgcaacaatgacaacaaagcaCCCTGATTATGCTGTGCTTGCTGCCAGGATTGCAGTGTCAAACCTTCACAAAGAAACCAAGAAGAGTTTCAGCG AGGTAATGGAAGATCTTTATAACATGGTTGACAATAAGACTGGAAATAAGATGCCCATGCTCAGTGAACATTACTACAAGATCATCATGGAGCATGCAGATAAACTCAATTCTGCTATTATCTATGACCGTGACTTTTCTTACAACTACTTTGGCTTCAAG ACTCTGGAGCGTTCTTATTTGCTCAAGATCAACGGCAAAGTGGCAGAGCGACCCCAACAGATGTTGATGAGGGTTGCAGTGGGTATCCATGGTGAGGATATTGATGCTGCTGTTGAGACGTATAACCTGTTGTCTGAGAAGTGGTTCACACATGCCTCACCCACACTCTTCAATGCTGCTACAAGAAGGCCACAGTTATCTAG CTGCTTCCTATTAACGATGAAGGATGACAGTATTGAGGGCATTTATGACACACTTAAGCAGTGTGCTCTGATTTCCAAGTCTGCTGGAGGCATTGGGCTGAATGTGCACAACATCAGGTCCATGGGAAGCTATATTGCAGGAACCAATGGAACTTCTAATGGTCTTGTGCCCATGTTGAGGGTGTACAATAACACAG CACGTTATGTTGACCAGGGTGGAAACAAGAGGCCAGGTGCATTTGCCATCTACTTGGAGCCATGGCACCCAGATATCTTTGATTTCCTTGATCTTCGCAAAAATACTGGAAAG GATGAACAAAGAGCAAGGGATCTCTTCTATGCCATGTGGATTCCTGATCTGTTCATGCAGCAAGTGGAATCCAATGGCGACTGGTACCTGATGTGCCCTCATGAATGCCCAGGACTTCATGATACCTGGG GTGAGGAATTTGAGAAACTCTACCAGAAGTATATTGAAGAAGGTCGTTACCGTCGCAAAGTGAAGGCACAACAGTTGTGGTATGCAGTTATTGAATCACAG GTGGAGACTGGTACACCATACATGTTATACAAAGATGCCTGCAATAGAAAGAGTAACCAACAGAACCTTGGTACCATCAAGTGTTCTAACCTTTGTACTGAGATTGTAGAATATTCCTCACCAGATGAG GTTGCTGTGTGCAATTTGGCATCAATTGCTCTCAACATGTATGTCAACCCAGACAAAACTTACAACTTTGCCAAGCTAAAGGAGGTTACAAAG GTCATTACAAGAAATCTGAACAAGATTATTGATGTCAACTTCTACCCTGTTGAAGAGGCTAAGCGTTCAAACATGCGTCATCGACCTATTGGCATTGGTGTCCAAGGGCTTGCTGATGCCTTCATTCTCATGAG acATCCCTTCGACTCAGAAGAAGCAAAGTTACTCAACAAGCAGATCTTTGAGACCATTTATTATGGTGCAATGGAAGCAAGCTGTGAACTAGCAGAGAAACTTGGTCCTTATGAAACCTATGAAGGATGTCCAGTCAGCAAAGGG aTTTTCCAGTATGACATGTGGAACGTAACTCCAACTGACCTGCATGACTGGGCTGCTCTCAAGGCCAAGGTAGCTAAGTTCGGAGTGCGTAACTCACTGCTGCTGGCCCCCATGCCCACTGCATCAACAGCTCAGATTCTTGGCAACAACGAGTCCATTGAAGCTTACACCTCCAACATCTATTCTCGTCGTGTCCTCTCAGGAGAGTTCCAG GTTGTAAATCACCACTTATTGAGGGATCTGACTGAACTTGGCCTCTGGGATGATGAAACCAAGAACGAGATGATTGCCAAGAATGGGTCGATTCAG GGCATTGCAAAGATTCCTGATGACCTGAAGGCCTTGTACAAGACTGTGTGGGAGATCTCGCAGAGAGTAGTAATTCAGATGGCAGCTGATCGTGGTGCTTTTATTGATCAAAGTCAGTCACTGAACATCCACATTGCTGAGCCAAACTACGGAAAGCTAACATCCATGCACTTCTATGCCTGGAAATTG GGTCTGAAGACTGGCATGTACTACCTCCGCACTAAGCCAGCTGCCAATGCCATTCAGTTTACTGTTGATAAGTCCAAGCTAAAGAAGGCTGAAACTACCAACGGTCATGCAAATGGCACTACAAATGGCACCACCAATGGCACCTCTAGTGCATCAAAGCCAGATGCTATGAATATGGCAGCCATGGTTTGCTCCCTTGAGAACAAGGATGAGTGCCTCATGTGTGGATCGTAG